From Cannabis sativa cultivar Pink pepper isolate KNU-18-1 chromosome 8, ASM2916894v1, whole genome shotgun sequence, a single genomic window includes:
- the LOC115700062 gene encoding uncharacterized protein LOC115700062 codes for MDPAARQSHHFQIFHQIQVPEFEGGQDPMVAERWLRQIKKNFNTIGTPEEYEVTFVVSKLEGGVANWWETLPRTMETDGMTWQNFDEVFREQYFSPSHRRVLIGVLDGLRQGDMTLNEFYMKFVELSSYAYPIVVDQPLVIEQFMRRLRPAIRGPISPLTFNNRTECVTAVLRTKAHVEMRRRTQAEEKKMTER; via the coding sequence ATGGATCCTGCCGCTCGACAGAGTCATCATTTTCAAATCTTTCATCAGATCCAAGTGCCTGAGTTTGAGGGTGGACAAGATCCCATGGTAGCTGAAAGGTGGTTGAGGcagataaagaaaaatttcaacacaATAGGAACACCTGAGGAATATGAAGTTACTTTTGTTGTGTCCAAGTTAGAGGGTGGTGTAGCAAATTGGTGGGAGACCTTGCCCAGGACAATGGAAACTGATGGGATGACCTGGCAAAATTTTGACGAAGTTTTCAGGGAACAATATTTTAGTCCATCTCACAGGAGGGTTCTTATTGGAGTATTGGATGGTTTAAGACAAGGGGATATGACTTTGAATGAATTTTACATGAAGTTTGTAGAGCTATCCTCTTATGCATATCCTATTGTTGTTGACCAACCTTTGGTGATTGAACAGTTCATGCGTCGTTTAAGGCCTGCGATACGTGGCCCAATATCCCCTTTGACCTTTAACAACCGGACTGAGTGTGTGACAGCAGTCTTGCGAACTAAGGCTCATGTAGAAATGAGAAGAAGAACACAAGCAGAGGAAAAGAAAATGACCGAAAGATGA